The Medicago truncatula cultivar Jemalong A17 chromosome 4, MtrunA17r5.0-ANR, whole genome shotgun sequence genome includes a region encoding these proteins:
- the LOC25493065 gene encoding histone H3.2 yields the protein MARTKQTARKSTGGKAPRKQLATKAARKSAPATGGVKKPHRFRPGTVALREIRKYQKSTELLIRKLPFQRLVREIAQDFKTDLRFQSSAVSALQEAAEAYLVGLFEDTNLCAIHAKRVTIMPKDIQLARRIRGERA from the coding sequence ATGGCACGTACCAAGCAAACCGCTCGCAAATCCACTGGAGGTAAAGCTCCAAGGAAGCAACTAGCCACAAAAGCCGCTCGCAAATCTGCTCCGGCCACCGGTGGAGTGAAGAAACCTCACCGTTTCAGACCAGGAACCGTCGCTCTACGTGAGATCCGTAAGTACCAGAAGAGCACCGAACTCCTCATCCGCAAACTCCCCTTCCAGCGTCTGGTTCGTGAGATCGCTCAGGATTTCAAGACTGATCTCCGTTTCCAGAGCTCCGCCGTGTCGGCGCTGCAAGAAGCGGCTGAGGCTTATCTCGTTGGTCTCTTTGAGGATACTAACCTCTGTGCCATTCATGCCAAGCGTGTCACTATCATGCCTAAGGATATCCAGCTCGCTAGGCGTATCCGTGGCGAGCGTGCTTGA
- the LOC25493066 gene encoding probable glucan endo-1,3-beta-glucosidase A6, with amino-acid sequence MDYLAIYLVCLLSLSSAKANSNIGVNYGVLGNNLPSLYRSIELLTTMKAGRVKLYDANPDILRLLSTTKLKVSIMIPNHEISGIAANQSIADEWVRNNILPYYPNTLFRYLLVGNEVLSYNSEQGHKMWHDLVPAMRSIKRALNSQNIRGIKIGTPLAMDVLESTFPPSSGTFRSDIRDSVMAPMLKFLNRTNSFFFIDAYPYFPWSQDPNNIPLDYALFRGDFTTRDPDSGLIYRNLLDQMLDSLLFAMSKLGYSNIQLVISETGWPNSGDIEETGANIYNAATYNRNLIQRMTAKPPIGTPARPGVPITTFLFSLFDENQKPGPGTERHWGLLHTDGTPIYDLDLTGKKTNTDYAPLQAPKNNVPYKGKVWCVAAEGANEIELAAALTYACNVANMTCDALSPGNECYEPVSIPLHASYVFSTYWAQFKSSGATCYFNGLATETTKDPSRNSCKFPSVIL; translated from the exons ATGGATTATCTGGCTATATATTTAGTCTGTTTACTTTCATTATCAA GTGCAAAAGCCAATAGCAATATTGGTGTGAACTATGGCGTGCTCGGGAACAATCTACCCTCTCTGTATCGATCCATCGAATTACTAACAACGATGAAAGCTGGCCGTGTGAAGCTCTATGACGCCAACCCGGATATTCTAAGGCTTTTATCAACCACAAAGCTCAAAGTTTCCATTATGATCCCAAACCATGAAATCTCAGGCATTGCTGCAAACCAAAGCATAGCAGATGAATGGGTGAGGAACAATATCCTCCCGTACTACCCAAATACCCTGTTCCGCTACTTACTTGTAGGAAATGAAGTGCTAAGCTACAATTCAGAACAAGGTCACAAAATGTGGCATGATCTTGTCCCAGCAATGAGAAGCATCAAGAGAGCACTCAATTCTCAGAATATAAGAGGCATCAAAATTGGCACCCCATTAGCCATGGATGTCTTAGAATCAACCTTCCCACCGTCAAGTGGAACATTCCGATCCGACATAAGAGACAGTGTGATGGCACCAATGCTCAAATTCTTAAACAGAAccaattcatttttcttcattgatGCATACCCATATTTCCCATGGTCACAGGACCCCAACAATATTCCCCTAGACTATGCTCTCTTCAGAGGAGATTTCACCACAAGAGACCCTGATAGTGGCTTAATCTACAGAAACTTGTTAGACCAAATGCTTGACTCCCTCCTCTTTGCCATGTCAAAACTCGGATACTCTAACATCCAGCTTGTAATATCCGAAACAGGATGGCCAAACTCCGGTGACATAGAAGAAACAGGCGCAAACATCTACAACGCAGCGACATACAATCGCAATCTCATCCAGCGAATGACAGCAAAACCACCCATTGGAACCCCAGCACGCCCCGGTGTCCCAATAACAACCTTCCTCTTCTCACTTTTCGACGAAAACCAAAAGCCAGGTCCCGGAACAGAACGACACTGGGGCTTATTACACACAGATGGAACCCCAATTTACGATCTAGACTTAACAGGTAAAAAAACTAACACAGATTATGCACCATTACAAGCTCCAAAGAACAATGTGCCATACAAAGGTAAGGTATGGTGTGTGGCTGCAGAAGGAGCAAATGAAATAGAATTAGCAGCAGCTTTGACCTATGCTTGCAATGTAGCAAACATGACCTGTGATGCACTTTCACCTGGAAATGAATGCTATGAACCAGTTTCAATCCCTCTTCATGCCAGTTACGTTTTTAGTACCTACTGGGCTCAATTCAAAAGTAGTGGAGCAACTTGCTATTTCAATGGCCTTGCTACAGAAACAACCAAAGACCCTA GTCGAAATTCTTGCAAATTCCCAAGCGTAATTCTCTAG